A section of the Engystomops pustulosus chromosome 3, aEngPut4.maternal, whole genome shotgun sequence genome encodes:
- the DNAJC5G gene encoding dnaJ homolog subfamily C member 5G, whose translation MADPQRPQRRMSRTGTSLYQVLGLEKGATQDDIKKAYRKLALRYHPDKNPDNPEAAEKFKEINNANSTLSDDNKRRIYDEYGSMGLYVAEQFGEESVKYYFLMSKCWFKGLVICFSLVTCCCCCCCCGFCCGRCKPPEEEDDSYKCVNPEDLEAQIRAEDGDVINMQPSSGPPIYPQPQTS comes from the exons ATGGCCGATCCCCAGAGACCACAGAGGAGAATGTCCCGGACCGGAACCTCCCTGTACCAGGTCCTGGGCCTGGAGAAGGGGGCCACACAGGACGACATCAAGAAGGCCTACAG gaaacttgcTTTAAGATATCATCCTGATAAGAATCCGGACAATCCTGAAGCTGCAGAGAAGTTCAAGGAAATTAATAACGCCAACTCCACGTTGAGCGATGACAACAAGCGCAGGATCTATGATGAGTACGGATCCATGGGCCTCTACGTGGCCGAGCAGTTTGGGGAAGAGAGCGTCAAATACTACTTCCTCATGTCCAAGTGCTGGTTCAAG GGCCTGGTCATCTGCTTCAGCCTGGTCacgtgttgctgctgctgctgctgttgcggtTTTTGCTGCGGTCGGTGTAAACCTCCTGAGGAAGAGGATGATTCTTACAAGTGTGTGaacccggaggacctggaggctCAGATCCGGGCGGAGGATG GTGATGTCATAAACATGCAGCCGTCTTCAGGACCCCCCATCTACCCGCAGCCGCAGACTTCCTAA